One Gossypium hirsutum isolate 1008001.06 chromosome A11, Gossypium_hirsutum_v2.1, whole genome shotgun sequence genomic window carries:
- the LOC107943244 gene encoding protein argonaute 5-like: MAVVIKDTANEAVHLSKIWQNCTTIENGKPTHYHVLFDENGFTADILQVLTNSLCYTYARCTKSVSIVPPAYYAHLAAFRARYYIEDEMSDSGSTGGGRKPKDKVVEVRQLPSIKDNVKEVMFYI; the protein is encoded by the exons ATGGctgtggt GATCAAAGACACTGCCAATGAAGCTGTACACCTCAGCAAAATCTGGCAAAACTGCACA ACCATTGAAAATGGCAAGCCCACACATTACCACGTTTTGTTTGATGAAAATGGCTTCACTGCTGACATCTTGCAAGTGCTCACAAACAGTTTATGTTACAC GTATGCAAGGTGTACCAAGTCTGTTTCCATAG TGCCTCCGGCATACTATGCTCACCTCGCTGCTTTTAGGGCACGCTATTATATTGAGGATGAGATGTCGGATAGTGGGTCTACTGGGGGAGGCCGAAAGCCGAAAGACAAGGTTGTAGAGGTTAGGCAGCTCCCCAGCATAAAGGATAATGTGAAGGAAGTGATGTTCTACATCTGA